A segment of the Yersinia rochesterensis genome:
CGCCAGATTGATCACGCCCATCATGCCAAAAATAACCGCCAGCCCCAGTGCTGCCAGCACCAGATAGGCGAAGTTATCGCCAAACTGATAAATCACCGAATAGAGAAAGGATAGCGTTAACATTGTTTGGCAATCCTGGGTGTCCTGATTGACACCATTGAAAATGGAGAACACAGGGAAGCCCGCCTGAGGCGGCCACTTCCCGACAAAATGACTCTATTTAGGCTTTTTTCGGTGGAGATGATGGGGTGTATTGGCTGTTATCAGGTTTCACCGGCAAATCACAACCCGCTTCACCCAACCAATAAGGTTTGATGTCCGTCCACACTTTCGGGATTTCGATCGAGTGGTCGTCTTTCACATGAGCCAGATAGATGGTGTGGCTCAAATGATGACTTTTCGGATCGATACAGACTTTTCCTGAGGGGCCATCGGTACAAATATCACCGCTTTCCAGTGACTTACGCACTGCGTCCATATCTGTACTGCCCGCCTTTTCTACGGCTGCTTTGTACAGATAAACTGCATCATAAGCATTGGCTGCTTCCTGATTGATGTAAGGCTCATTCGGGAATTTGGCATGGAAACGCTGTTTGAAATCATTGCTGGCGGGGCTATCCACCTCTTCAATGTAGTTAGCCGTGATATACATATCTTTCAGTGCCGGAGCTTTAAAGCGCTTGTGCTCATAAGCCTGGCCGACACTCACCGAGCTGCCCATAGGTAAGTTCAGTTTTGCCGCCGCTTGCTGCTCGTAATAAGAGGATTGATTGGCTCCGACCAGCAAGGTCATCACGAAATCAGGTTTGGCTTTCTGGATGTTTTGAATGGTTTGACCAAATTGTGAAACACTCAGCGGGATAAACTCCT
Coding sequences within it:
- a CDS encoding urea ABC transporter substrate-binding protein, with product MAAETPVKIGLLEDASGNFALPVIPKIHATELAVEEINAKGGILGRQIELVKYDTQSDNTRFQQMARRLIKNDKVDVIFGAFSSASREAIRPIMDREKQLYWYNNQYEGGVCDSNVFVTGAVPEQQFSTLIPWMMEKYGKKVYTIAADYNFGQISAEWVRKIVEENGGTMVGEEFIPLSVSQFGQTIQNIQKAKPDFVMTLLVGANQSSYYEQQAAAKLNLPMGSSVSVGQAYEHKRFKAPALKDMYITANYIEEVDSPASNDFKQRFHAKFPNEPYINQEAANAYDAVYLYKAAVEKAGSTDMDAVRKSLESGDICTDGPSGKVCIDPKSHHLSHTIYLAHVKDDHSIEIPKVWTDIKPYWLGEAGCDLPVKPDNSQYTPSSPPKKA